One window of the Flavobacteriaceae bacterium YJPT1-3 genome contains the following:
- a CDS encoding dihydrolipoamide acetyltransferase family protein, which translates to MAKFELKLPKMGESVAEATLTSWLKEVGDTIEMDEPVLEIATDKVDSEVPSEVDGVLVEKLFDVDDVVAVGQTIAIIETEGEGEDDLEEADQAATPQKTESAQEPVAAQEAAGFMQEAEQLTQKPAAISNDGDRFYSPLVKSIAAKEGISQGELDQIDGSGLEGRVTKNDILAYISNGKSATPATSTRTKTPVDTPAKNGVKAAAPAAPAVSRSGDDEIIEMTRMGKLIAHHMVQSVQTSAHVQSFIEADVTSIWNWRKRVKDAFEKQEGEKLTFTPIFMEAVAKALRDFPMMNISVDGDKIIKKKNINLGMAAALPDGNLIVPVIKSADQLNLVGMTKAVNDLADRARNGQLKPDDTQGGTYTVTNVGTFGSIMGTPIINQPQVGILALGAIRKVPAVIETPEGDFIGIRYKMFLSHSYDHRVVNGALGGQFVKRVAEYLEGWDKNREI; encoded by the coding sequence ATGGCAAAATTTGAACTTAAGCTTCCTAAAATGGGTGAAAGTGTCGCCGAGGCTACACTGACTTCTTGGCTGAAAGAGGTAGGGGATACCATCGAAATGGATGAGCCCGTTCTTGAAATTGCCACAGACAAGGTAGATAGCGAAGTGCCAAGTGAAGTTGATGGCGTCTTAGTAGAAAAGCTATTTGATGTGGATGATGTGGTGGCCGTGGGCCAGACCATAGCCATCATCGAGACCGAAGGCGAGGGTGAAGATGATCTGGAGGAAGCGGATCAAGCTGCTACGCCTCAAAAAACGGAATCAGCCCAGGAGCCTGTAGCGGCCCAGGAGGCTGCCGGTTTCATGCAGGAAGCGGAGCAGTTAACCCAAAAGCCTGCTGCGATCAGCAATGATGGTGATCGTTTCTACTCGCCTTTGGTTAAAAGTATTGCAGCTAAAGAGGGAATCAGCCAGGGCGAACTGGATCAAATAGACGGTAGCGGACTGGAAGGTCGTGTGACCAAGAACGACATTTTAGCCTACATCTCCAACGGGAAGTCAGCGACTCCGGCCACCAGTACCCGAACGAAAACACCGGTAGACACACCCGCTAAGAATGGAGTAAAAGCGGCAGCACCTGCAGCGCCTGCAGTCAGCCGTAGCGGTGATGATGAGATTATAGAAATGACTCGTATGGGTAAACTCATTGCCCATCATATGGTGCAGAGTGTGCAGACTTCCGCTCATGTACAATCTTTTATAGAGGCAGACGTGACCAGCATCTGGAACTGGCGTAAACGGGTCAAAGATGCTTTTGAGAAGCAAGAAGGAGAAAAGCTTACGTTCACTCCTATTTTTATGGAGGCCGTAGCGAAAGCGCTTCGCGATTTTCCCATGATGAATATTTCTGTAGACGGAGATAAGATCATTAAGAAAAAGAACATCAATCTAGGCATGGCTGCTGCACTTCCCGACGGGAATCTTATTGTACCGGTCATCAAAAGTGCAGATCAACTCAATCTGGTAGGCATGACCAAAGCGGTCAATGATCTTGCTGATCGCGCCCGCAACGGGCAGTTGAAGCCTGACGATACTCAGGGAGGTACCTATACGGTGACTAACGTAGGTACTTTTGGAAGTATCATGGGTACGCCTATCATCAATCAACCTCAGGTGGGGATACTCGCTCTGGGTGCCATACGTAAAGTGCCCGCGGTGATCGAAACGCCCGAAGGAGATTTCATCGGGATACGCTATAAAATGTTTTTATCGCATTCGTACGACCATCGGGTGGTGAACGGAGCCTTGGGAGGACAGTTTGTGAAGCGGGTTGCTGAGTACCTGGAAGGTTGGGATAAAAATCGCGAGATTTAA
- a CDS encoding glycosyltransferase family 2 protein has translation MQLSVIILNYQVRYFLEACLDSVFRAIHDMDAEVIVVDNHSMDDSCAMVREHFPQVRLIENTINLGFARANNRAVQQARGEYVCILNPDTLVTEDGFKELYAFAKAHQQTSSERPKEAQGDATPSGLGAVGPRLLDGSGSYLPESKRNVPTPRIALGKLLGYGQNYYAKQVDEQAVAKVAVQVGAYLWMERKHFIEMNGFDEAFFMYGEDIDLSYRLSQNGYSNYYHGGVTAIHFKGESTVPNADYYNRFYGAMQLFYQKHYKASAALNMGVTALVSLAKWVASIKKYSMPEKPVPRAIILVADSDSLMKPLESQFNQTVQRISWKACSGASFRRNLVIFDMESGSYRQLISTLDRLKNQENSYRLRPANCNFILGSDHARAQGEVILLEQ, from the coding sequence GTGCAGCTCTCGGTCATCATTCTTAATTATCAGGTCCGTTATTTTCTCGAAGCCTGCCTCGATTCCGTATTCCGGGCGATCCACGATATGGATGCAGAGGTGATTGTGGTCGACAATCATTCGATGGACGACAGTTGCGCCATGGTGCGGGAACACTTCCCACAGGTACGATTGATCGAGAATACGATTAATCTGGGTTTTGCCCGGGCCAACAATCGGGCTGTGCAGCAGGCCCGGGGTGAATATGTATGTATCCTGAATCCGGATACCCTGGTGACTGAAGATGGCTTTAAAGAATTATACGCTTTCGCGAAAGCGCATCAGCAGACCAGTAGCGAACGACCCAAGGAAGCGCAAGGTGATGCAACGCCATCCGGTCTTGGCGCGGTGGGTCCGAGATTGCTGGACGGCTCCGGCAGCTATCTGCCGGAAAGTAAACGCAATGTGCCCACGCCCCGAATTGCTTTGGGTAAATTGTTGGGGTATGGTCAAAACTATTATGCAAAGCAGGTGGACGAACAGGCTGTGGCGAAAGTAGCGGTTCAAGTAGGGGCTTATCTGTGGATGGAGCGAAAGCATTTTATCGAAATGAATGGATTTGACGAAGCGTTCTTTATGTACGGCGAGGATATCGACCTGTCTTATCGTTTAAGTCAAAACGGCTATTCGAATTACTATCATGGCGGAGTCACGGCCATACATTTTAAGGGAGAGAGTACTGTACCCAACGCTGACTATTACAACCGATTTTATGGAGCCATGCAACTGTTCTACCAAAAGCATTATAAGGCTTCAGCCGCACTGAATATGGGAGTTACTGCGCTCGTGAGTCTGGCCAAGTGGGTGGCGAGCATCAAAAAATACAGTATGCCTGAGAAACCGGTTCCTAGGGCGATTATACTGGTGGCTGATTCAGATAGTCTGATGAAACCCCTAGAAAGTCAATTCAACCAAACGGTGCAGCGAATAAGTTGGAAAGCCTGTTCCGGGGCAAGCTTTCGTCGTAATTTGGTGATCTTTGATATGGAATCAGGTTCTTATCGTCAACTGATCAGTACGCTGGACCGACTAAAAAACCAGGAAAATTCGTATCGCTTGCGTCCGGCAAATTGTAATTTTATCCTGGGTAGCGATCATGCGAGGGCTCAAGGGGAAGTGATTCTTCTGGAGCAATGA
- the recR gene encoding recombination mediator RecR, giving the protein MDFSSKLLENAVNEMAQLPGIGKRTALRLVMHLLRQPTVQTEQLTKALSQLRNEIKFCKNCHNISDVALCEICSNPNRDASIICVVEDIRDVMAIENTSQYRGHYHVLGGKISPMDGIGPQDLTIESLVDKVKSESVDEIIFALSSTMEGDTTNFYIYRQLEGLEVKMSTIARGIAVGDELEYADEVTLGRSILHRIPFENSLKN; this is encoded by the coding sequence ATGGATTTCAGTTCGAAATTATTAGAAAATGCAGTCAACGAGATGGCTCAGCTTCCCGGTATTGGGAAGCGTACGGCCTTGCGTTTGGTCATGCACCTTTTACGGCAGCCTACCGTTCAAACAGAGCAGTTAACTAAAGCACTTTCGCAGCTGCGTAATGAGATTAAGTTCTGCAAAAATTGCCATAATATCTCTGATGTAGCCTTGTGTGAGATTTGTTCCAATCCCAATCGGGATGCCTCCATCATCTGCGTAGTTGAAGATATCCGGGATGTCATGGCCATTGAAAATACAAGTCAGTATCGGGGTCATTATCATGTTCTGGGAGGTAAGATCAGTCCGATGGACGGGATCGGCCCTCAGGATCTGACCATCGAGAGTCTGGTCGATAAAGTAAAAAGCGAATCGGTAGACGAGATCATTTTCGCGCTAAGCTCTACCATGGAAGGCGATACCACAAACTTCTATATCTACCGCCAATTGGAAGGCCTGGAGGTTAAAATGTCTACCATTGCCCGAGGTATTGCGGTGGGTGACGAACTGGAATATGCCGATGAGGTGACTCTTGGGCGCAGTATACTGCATCGCATCCCCTTTGAAAATTCACTAAAAAACTAA
- a CDS encoding sodium:solute symporter, with translation MEPSQILLLIAAYFGLLMLIAYFTGKTGSNADFFKAGKESPWYLVAFGMIGASLSGVTFISVPGWVEASQFSYFQVVLGYTLGYAVIGTVLLPLYYRMNLTSIYTYLESRFGRASYKTGASFFLLSRVVGASFRLYLVANVLQLLVFDAMGVPFWVTVTITILLIWLYTFRSGIKTIVWTDTLQTLFMLIAVGVAIYYVAVDLELGLGDLFGFIAESDLSKMFFFEDWKSGDHFVKQFLSGVFIAIVMTGLDQDMMQKNLTCRNLKDAQKNMFWFTIVLTVVNFIFLALGLLLTVYASTNGIEAQRDALFPTIATQAELGLGIAVFFILGLIAAAYSSADSALTSLTTSFSIDILDIEKKYKPDQQVRIRKQVHVGVSILLILVIIIFKYLIADATVIAKLFTFAGYTYGPLLGLYAFGLFTTWAIKDRYTPIIAIVAPILGYLISDYSARALNFEFGFFILILNGLLTFLGLLLVKIPSD, from the coding sequence ATGGAGCCATCGCAAATCTTACTTCTTATCGCAGCCTACTTTGGACTGCTCATGCTCATTGCTTATTTCACCGGTAAGACAGGATCGAATGCAGATTTCTTTAAAGCCGGTAAAGAATCACCCTGGTACCTGGTCGCCTTTGGAATGATTGGAGCCTCCCTGTCCGGGGTCACTTTTATCTCCGTACCGGGATGGGTAGAAGCTTCTCAATTTTCTTACTTCCAGGTGGTTTTAGGATATACGCTGGGCTATGCGGTAATTGGGACTGTACTGCTTCCGCTGTACTACCGGATGAATCTGACCAGTATCTATACCTACCTGGAAAGTCGGTTTGGTAGGGCCTCCTACAAAACCGGGGCGTCCTTTTTTCTCCTATCGCGCGTCGTAGGTGCCAGTTTCCGCTTGTATTTGGTCGCCAATGTTTTGCAGCTTCTTGTTTTTGACGCCATGGGCGTTCCGTTTTGGGTTACCGTGACCATTACCATTTTATTGATCTGGCTCTATACCTTTCGCTCCGGAATCAAAACCATTGTTTGGACTGATACCTTACAAACGCTTTTTATGCTAATCGCCGTTGGGGTAGCGATTTACTATGTTGCTGTAGATCTGGAATTGGGCCTGGGAGACCTTTTTGGATTTATTGCAGAGAGCGACCTCAGTAAGATGTTCTTTTTCGAAGACTGGAAAAGCGGGGATCATTTTGTGAAGCAATTTTTGTCCGGTGTTTTTATTGCCATTGTGATGACCGGACTCGATCAGGACATGATGCAGAAGAATCTGACCTGCCGCAATTTAAAAGACGCTCAAAAGAACATGTTTTGGTTTACGATCGTCTTGACGGTGGTCAACTTTATATTTCTCGCTCTGGGATTATTGCTTACCGTATACGCGTCGACCAATGGCATAGAGGCCCAAAGAGACGCCTTATTCCCGACCATAGCCACCCAAGCCGAACTGGGCTTAGGTATAGCCGTGTTCTTTATTCTCGGATTGATCGCAGCGGCCTACTCCAGTGCAGACAGTGCGCTTACCTCGCTCACTACCTCGTTCAGTATTGACATCTTGGATATTGAAAAGAAATACAAACCCGATCAGCAGGTACGTATCCGAAAGCAAGTGCACGTAGGTGTGTCAATCCTACTGATATTGGTCATAATCATCTTTAAATACTTGATTGCTGATGCCACCGTGATCGCTAAGCTCTTCACTTTTGCCGGCTATACCTACGGGCCGTTGTTAGGGTTGTATGCCTTTGGCTTGTTTACCACCTGGGCGATCAAAGATCGCTATACACCCATCATTGCCATAGTGGCTCCCATACTTGGTTATTTGATCAGTGATTACTCGGCCAGGGCGCTGAATTTTGAATTTGGCTTTTTCATTTTGATCTTGAATGGCCTGCTCACGTTTCTGGGCCTGCTTCTCGTTAAAATTCCGTCTGATTAA
- a CDS encoding CoA-binding protein, which yields MRTKKTMVIGASLKPERYSNIAIKRLKQQEHEIIALGLRSGEVAGIPITTDRPQIDQLDTITLYLNPKRQEEYEAYILGLKPKRVIFNPGTENPAFARKLESAGIQTEQACTLVLLSTGQY from the coding sequence ATGAGAACCAAAAAGACTATGGTTATCGGTGCATCCTTAAAGCCCGAACGGTATTCAAACATCGCCATTAAACGCCTGAAACAACAGGAACATGAAATCATAGCCCTGGGATTGCGCAGTGGTGAAGTTGCGGGAATCCCGATCACTACTGATCGCCCACAGATCGATCAGTTGGATACCATCACACTTTACCTCAATCCAAAGCGTCAGGAAGAGTATGAGGCCTATATCTTGGGTTTGAAGCCCAAACGTGTGATCTTTAATCCGGGTACTGAAAATCCTGCTTTTGCTCGGAAATTAGAGTCCGCCGGAATCCAAACCGAACAAGCCTGTACCTTGGTGTTATTGAGCACGGGTCAATATTAA
- a CDS encoding ketoacyl-ACP synthase III produces the protein MYNSRIAGLGSYVPENVVTNDDLSQLMDTNDAWIQERTGIKERRHIKKGDGNTTSIMGVKAAKIALERAEMTPKDIDMIVFATLSPDYYFPGCGVQVQHELDMRTIPALDVRNQCSGFVYALATADQFIKTGMYKNILVIGAENHSGGLDFTTRGRSVSVIFGDGAGAVVLTREEDTTQGVLSSHLHSEGEHALELSLRGPSTEMWVPEIIEKNPQEDIPYYPNMNGQFVFKNAVVRFSEVIMEGLKTNKLTAEDIDMLIPHQANLRISQFVQKKFGLRDDQVFNNIQKYGNTTAASIPIALTEAWETGQVKSGDLVVLAAFGSGFTWASSIIRW, from the coding sequence ATGTATAATTCCCGAATTGCAGGCCTGGGTTCTTATGTGCCTGAAAATGTTGTAACTAACGACGACTTGTCCCAATTAATGGACACCAATGACGCCTGGATCCAGGAACGCACAGGCATAAAAGAGCGACGCCACATTAAAAAAGGCGATGGAAATACCACCTCTATAATGGGAGTGAAAGCCGCCAAAATTGCTCTGGAGCGTGCCGAAATGACTCCAAAGGATATCGATATGATCGTGTTTGCTACCCTCAGTCCGGATTATTACTTTCCCGGATGTGGTGTACAAGTGCAACACGAACTGGATATGCGCACCATACCGGCTCTAGACGTACGTAATCAATGTAGTGGTTTCGTTTATGCACTCGCCACCGCCGATCAATTTATTAAGACGGGCATGTATAAGAATATTCTCGTCATAGGCGCCGAGAATCACAGTGGCGGACTCGATTTTACAACACGGGGACGTTCGGTAAGTGTGATCTTTGGCGATGGCGCCGGAGCAGTTGTACTCACCCGGGAAGAGGATACGACCCAAGGGGTGCTTTCCTCACACTTGCACAGTGAAGGTGAACACGCTCTGGAACTTTCTTTGCGAGGGCCGAGCACAGAAATGTGGGTGCCTGAGATCATTGAAAAGAATCCACAGGAAGACATTCCATATTATCCCAATATGAACGGTCAGTTTGTATTTAAAAATGCGGTAGTGCGATTCAGTGAAGTGATCATGGAAGGACTCAAAACCAATAAGCTCACCGCAGAGGATATCGATATGTTGATTCCTCATCAGGCCAATTTGCGTATTTCTCAGTTCGTTCAAAAGAAGTTCGGACTGCGCGATGATCAGGTATTCAACAATATTCAGAAGTATGGAAATACTACCGCAGCGTCTATTCCGATTGCGCTGACGGAAGCTTGGGAAACAGGGCAGGTAAAATCGGGAGATCTCGTTGTTTTGGCTGCCTTCGGAAGTGGATTTACCTGGGCAAGCTCGATCATTAGATGGTAA
- a CDS encoding AarF/ABC1/UbiB kinase family protein — protein MKTIDNIPTGKIQRASKLVKTGVKLGGNYLKYYGEKAINPDLTKDKLNEENAEDIYDSLKSMKGSALKVAQMLSMEKNIMPKAYVDKFSLSQFSVPPLSAPLVRKTFKKYLGQYPEELYDTFAAQSVNAASIGQVHRATKNGKKLAVKIQYPGVADSISSDLAIVKPIASRMFNLRGKDKEKYFKEVEDKLLEETDYNLEVQQSMEMAADCEHIDHLLFPTYYPELSSERIITMDWVNGLHLSEFVSKDQSQEIRDLIGQTLWDFYMYQMHVLRRVHADPHPGNFLVNDQHQLIAIDFGCIKHVPEEFYTPYFELAEPKNINDPKIFEEKLFALEILTDQDTEEELKFFSSLFHEMLSLFTQPFHAATFDFNDQTFFDQIGELSEKYSKNTEIRKMNGNRGSRHFLYINRTFFGLYNLMNDIGARVEVNHFKKYIRDTKNKKVA, from the coding sequence ATGAAAACGATCGATAACATTCCTACTGGAAAAATACAACGCGCTTCCAAGCTGGTCAAAACCGGTGTGAAGTTGGGTGGGAATTACCTGAAATATTACGGGGAAAAAGCGATCAATCCTGATTTGACTAAGGATAAGTTGAATGAAGAAAATGCTGAGGATATCTATGATAGTCTGAAAAGTATGAAGGGGAGCGCACTTAAGGTGGCTCAAATGCTAAGCATGGAAAAGAATATCATGCCAAAAGCTTATGTCGATAAATTTTCCCTAAGTCAATTTTCGGTGCCGCCCCTTTCAGCACCCTTGGTACGAAAAACATTTAAAAAATATCTGGGTCAATATCCAGAGGAGCTATATGATACGTTTGCGGCCCAGTCTGTAAACGCGGCGAGTATCGGTCAGGTACACCGCGCCACTAAGAATGGGAAAAAACTTGCTGTGAAAATTCAATATCCCGGGGTCGCAGACAGTATCAGTAGTGATTTGGCTATAGTAAAACCCATTGCTTCGCGTATGTTCAATTTACGCGGTAAAGACAAAGAAAAATACTTTAAAGAAGTAGAAGATAAGCTGCTTGAGGAAACGGATTACAATCTGGAGGTACAACAAAGTATGGAGATGGCCGCAGATTGTGAGCATATTGATCATTTACTATTCCCTACCTATTATCCGGAATTGAGTAGTGAGCGTATCATCACCATGGATTGGGTAAACGGTTTGCATCTCAGCGAATTTGTGAGCAAGGATCAGTCGCAGGAGATTCGCGATCTGATTGGTCAAACCCTTTGGGATTTTTATATGTATCAGATGCACGTCTTGAGAAGAGTACATGCTGATCCGCATCCCGGAAACTTTTTAGTCAACGACCAGCACCAATTAATCGCTATTGATTTTGGTTGCATCAAACATGTGCCTGAAGAATTTTACACGCCTTATTTTGAATTGGCTGAGCCCAAGAATATTAATGATCCTAAAATCTTTGAAGAGAAACTCTTTGCGCTGGAAATTTTAACGGATCAAGATACGGAAGAGGAGCTTAAATTCTTTTCCTCCCTATTCCATGAAATGTTGAGTTTATTTACACAGCCTTTTCATGCAGCTACTTTTGATTTTAACGATCAGACCTTTTTTGATCAGATTGGTGAGCTCAGCGAGAAGTACAGCAAGAATACCGAGATCAGAAAAATGAACGGGAATCGCGGTAGTCGGCATTTTCTGTACATCAATAGAACATTTTTCGGGCTGTATAATTTGATGAATGATATAGGTGCCCGAGTGGAGGTCAATCACTTTAAAAAATACATTAGGGATACAAAGAATAAAAAAGTAGCATGA